Proteins co-encoded in one Hyla sarda isolate aHylSar1 chromosome 4, aHylSar1.hap1, whole genome shotgun sequence genomic window:
- the LOC130367155 gene encoding olfactory receptor 1G1-like — MEGDIQISGDGREWREPENNLTAISEFFLLGFQIRQDIRISLFSLFLIIYCGTICGNLLIITLVSTSKNLHTPMYFFISNLSISDILLTIDIAPNMFHVLLNNGGTMTFVGCISQLYLFCASETFECLLLAVMSYDRYVAICNPLRYSSIMTSGHCVILTAICWLSGFSFNLISNVTITTLNFCGSHIIDHLFCDMIPLLDLSCSDTFIVHLEVDLLSIPVAVIPTTIIVVSYTYIVLTILRIPSNTGRQKAFSTCSSHLIVVSIFYGTLFSVYIVPTKGRTQTMSKILSLLYTVFTPLVNPIIYSLRNKDIKEAVQKHFLKW; from the exons atggagggcgatatCCAAATCAGCGGTGATGGTCGGGAGTGGCGGGAAccg GAGAACAATCTGACTGCGATCTCAGAGTTTTTCCTCTTAGGATTCCAAATCAGACAAGATATAAGGATTTCCCTGTTCTCTTTGTTCCTGATAATTTACTGTGGGACAATATGTGGGAATCTCCTGATCATCACCCTGGTGTCCACCAGCAAGAACctccacaccccaatgtacttctTCATCTCAAATCTGTCCATCAGTGACATCTTATTAACAATTGATATTGCCCCCAACATGTTCCATGTTCTGCTAAATAATGGGGGGACCATGACTTTTGTTGGTTGTATCTCCCAACTTTATCTTTTCTGTGCCTCAGAAACATTTGAatgtcttctcctcgctgtgatgTCTTATGACAGATATGTGGCCATCTGTAATCCTCTCCGTTACTCCTCTATCATGACAAGTGGACATTGTGTTATACTGACCGCCATCTGTTGGTTGTCTGGATTTTCTTTTAATTTGATTTCCAATGTAACAATAACAACGCTAAACTTCTGTGGATCACATATTATTGACCATTTATTCTGTGACATGATCCCCTTACTAGACCTTTCCTGTTCTGACACCTTTATTGTTCACTTGGAGGTGGATTTACTAAGCATTCCAGTTGCCGTCATCCCAACCACCATAATTGTAGTGTCTTATACTTATATTGTCCTAACAATCCTAAGGATCCCATCTAATACTGGTAGACAgaaagccttctccacctgtagctccCACCTCATCGTGGTCTCCATATTCTATGGGACGTTGTTCAGTGTTTATATTGTCCCAACAAAAGGCCGAACACAGACCATGAGTAAAATCCtctccctgctatatactgtgttTACTCCTTTGGtcaaccccattatatacagtctgaGGAATAAAGACATTAAGGAAGCTGTAcaaaaacattttctaaaatggTGA